DNA sequence from the Ruminococcus albus 7 = DSM 20455 genome:
ATAAAAAGTGATAATATATATGAAACCGATATCATATAGTTTTTCATAACAGGAGGTGCGGTATGAATATTTCTGAATTTGCAAAGGAAGCAGGAGTTTCGGTATCTGCTGTCAGCAGGTATTTCAATGACGGCTATCTTTCGGAGGATAAACGTGCCAGGATCGAAGAAGCACTTGAGAGAACGGGATACGTGCCAAGTTATTCAGCAAGGACAGTTCGCTCGAAGGTGACAAAGCTGGTGGGCGTTATAATACCTAAGCTTTCAAGTGAGAGTACGGCAAGGGTGACCGAGGGGATCGGTGAGGTGCTGGGAGAAGAAGGCTTTGAATTGCTGCTGGTAAACACGTCCAATGACAATAAGCGGGAGATAAGTTCTCTGGAGCTGTTCAGGCAGAACCGTGTGGATGGTGTCATACTCCTTGCAGGTGTTATCACCGATCTTCATCGTTCACTGCTTGCAAAAATGCGTGTGCCTACGATAATAGTCGGTCAGAGGCTGAAGGGATTCAACTGTGTATGTCATAATGATCTGGGGGCGGCATACAGTATGACAAAGCTGATGATCGACAAGGGCGCGAAACGTCCTGCATTCATAGGTGCGAACCCTGAAGACATGGCGGCAGGAAAAGACCGCAGGATAGGCTTTGAAAACGCTGTGCGCGATGCGGGGCTGATTCTTGAACCGAAGTTCTGTGAAATAG
Encoded proteins:
- a CDS encoding LacI family DNA-binding transcriptional regulator, giving the protein MNISEFAKEAGVSVSAVSRYFNDGYLSEDKRARIEEALERTGYVPSYSARTVRSKVTKLVGVIIPKLSSESTARVTEGIGEVLGEEGFELLLVNTSNDNKREISSLELFRQNRVDGVILLAGVITDLHRSLLAKMRVPTIIVGQRLKGFNCVCHNDLGAAYSMTKLMIDKGAKRPAFIGANPEDMAAGKDRRIGFENAVRDAGLILEPKFCEIARFSMESGYEKAKHLFSGRIKPDCLFCATDNIAVGAMQYCRENGIRIPDDLMVGAVGDSRIANVLYVPLSSVHLHYKTAGRESANMLLNEMKKGSEVHRIVQLEYDIIERESTGRIG